A portion of the Poecilia reticulata strain Guanapo linkage group LG23, Guppy_female_1.0+MT, whole genome shotgun sequence genome contains these proteins:
- the atp6v1f gene encoding V-type proton ATPase subunit F: MAGRGKLIAVIGDEDTVTGFLLGGIGELNKNRKPNFLVVEKDTSITEIEETFKSFLARSDIAIILINQFIAEMIRHAIDAHMQSIPAVLEIPSKEHPYDASKDSILRRAKGMFSAEDFR, from the exons ATGGCGGGTCGAGGCAAACTGATCGCCGTGATCGGGGACGAGGACACGGTGACGGGCTTTCTGCTCGGTGGGATCGGGGAGCTGAACAAGAACCGAAAGCCGAACTTCCTGGTGGTGGAGAAGGACACGAGCATCACGGAGATCGAGGAGACGTTCAA GAGCTTCCTGGCTCGGAGCGACATCGCCATCATTCTGATCAACCAGTTCATCGCCGAGATGATCCGGCACGCCATCGACGCCCACATGCAGTCGATCCCGGCGGTGCTGGAGATCCCGTCCAAAGAGCATCCGTATGACGCGTCCAAGGACTCCATCCTGCGCCGGGCCAAGGGCATGTTTTCTGCAGAGGATTTCCGATAA
- the lamtor4 gene encoding ragulator complex protein LAMTOR4 — translation MTTAALTAGLERIPDQLGYLVISEDGVLASAGELENDEHTAGVMMQMVRTACRFRLSGSTDAPFKRMSVILEDFVYVVTISGQKVFVVKRQNNQHEPVNV, via the exons ATG acgACGGCGGCTCTGACTGCGGGTCTGGAGCGGATTCCGGACCAGCTCGGCTACCTGGTCATCAGTGAGGACGGAGTTCTGGCT TCTGCAGGTGAGCTGGAGAACGATGAGCACACTGCCGGTGTGATGATGCAGATGGTCCGGACAGCCTGCCGCTTCCGGTTATCCGGGTCAACAGACGCGCCGTTCAAACGCATGTCAG TAATCCTGGAGGATTTTGTGTACGTAGTGACGATTTCAGGTCAGAAAGTGTTTGTGGTCAAACGTCAGAACAACCAGCACGAACCAGTCAACGTGTAG